One part of the Augochlora pura isolate Apur16 chromosome 3, APUR_v2.2.1, whole genome shotgun sequence genome encodes these proteins:
- the LOC144478605 gene encoding uncharacterized protein LOC144478605, protein MAKKSRISLAIRNDTAGPASRTRQSVAKHRSNVESTPAASAYLVSDIALINPGQPCVYRAVSLCTIACARGSRKTTAVKANVPLIYYSWRRGCDYSTVPSDSLTPRQCRLEQSANDASRILVSSPDAIRIDGICCDCIAKGKREDSTSYTFATKKYSRINYVNIASSSKQ, encoded by the exons ATGGCGAAGAAATCTCGAATTTCTCTTGCGATAAGAAACG ATACAGCTGGGCCTGCTTCAAGAACCCGACAGAG TGTTGCGAAGCATCGGTCGAACGTCGAGAGCACACCGGCTGCCAGCGCTTATCTCGTGTCTGACATTGCTTTGATCAACCCTGGACAGCCGTGCGTCTACCGCGCGGTTTCATTATGTACGATTGCGTGTGCGCGCGGTAGCAGAAAAACGACAGCCGTAAAAGCAAATGTTCCATTGATCTATTATTCATGGCGTCGAGGGTGTGACTATTCTACAGTCCCGTCCGATTCGCTGACTCCGCGCCAGTGTCGATTGGAACAGAGCGCTAACGATGCCAGCCGTATACTAGTCAGTTCGCCCGACGCGATCCGGATCGACGGTATTTGCTGCGATTGCATCGCGAAGGGGAAGAGAGAG GATAGTACGAGTTATACATTTGCAACCAAAAAATATTCGCGGATTAATTATGTAAA CATCGCATCCTCTTCAAAACAATAA